Proteins encoded in a region of the Quercus lobata isolate SW786 chromosome 8, ValleyOak3.0 Primary Assembly, whole genome shotgun sequence genome:
- the LOC115956505 gene encoding vegetative cell wall protein gp1-like produces MSIHIEGYVRLLRRHPVGTEDHNDITEVLTAVQAMTRVQPPIPEAPIEEAAMPTSPSTSTAPAGCQSRPPVATPQLLPTPDPSASTPHASASPTIPSSTPHPSPTVTIPSPNPHSAPTATIPSPSPHPAPTPTIPSPAHHPSPCPTIPPPTPLPCSGSDVRPPTPQSFLQLSPIPSFDLGTPPDMQQEPPSHSSFSTPSSAIDPPHVQAEQAVGLPTAAEGRPKRISKAPPCGTGGHKHGHNVGPEASDEGHARPPPHYTRRCKIQKRYLKA; encoded by the exons ATGTCCATTCAT ATTGAAGGATACGTCCGTTTATTGAGGCGTCATCCAGTGGGCACGGAGGACCACAACGACATTACTGAGGTGCTGACGGCAGTACAGGCGATGACACGTGTCCAACCTCCTATCCCTGAGGCCCCGATTGAGGAGGCAGCTATGCCTACCAGCCCAAGCACGAGCACAGCTCCGGCCGGATGTCAATCCCGTCCGCCTGTTGCTACCCCTCAGCTTCTCCCTACCCCCGATCCCTCTGCATCCACCCCACATGCATCCGCCagccccaccatcccttcaTCCACCCCACATCCATCCCCTACCGTCACCATCCCTTCACCCAACCCACATTCAGCTCCTACTgccaccatcccttcacctaGCCCACATCCAGCCCCTAcgcccaccatcccttcacccgCCCACCATCCATCTCCTTGCCCCACCATCCCTCCACCCACCCCACTTCCTTGTTCTGGGTCTGACGTCCGTCCACCCACCCCACAGTCATTTCTTCAGCTGTCACCCATTCCATCCTTTGACCTGGGTACCCCACCTGACATGCAGCAGGAGCCACCCTCCCATAGTTCGTTTAGTACCCCTTCTTCAGCCATTGACCCACCCCATGTTCAGGCTGAGCAGGCGGTTGGGTTACCTACAGCGGCTGAAGGTCGGCCTAAACGCATATCAAAGGCACCTCCGTGTGGGACAGGGGGGCACAAACATGGACACAATGTTGGGCCCGAGGCATCTGACGAAGGACATGCAAGACCTCCTCCTCATTATACGAGACGGTGTAAGATTCAAAAAAGGTATCTGAAAGCTTAA
- the LOC115956507 gene encoding uncharacterized protein LOC115956507 — MAIKEDKHVKMMFNRIQKMPQVNAAELYVSLEASVDNSTEVVQETSTALQFTTLDDGCTTMGGYAMGDDDDIGVQHDTDTTTGYRPPADSFYANTWENMVDPSRLQIPYLCTWQDGMHFCKGLTFANKAAVKRALIIYAAKDNRNFSIRRSSTTELCAACIDDNCKWYVGAYMKPKFNGLWMVTSYVGPHNCIPFGLRRDGRILDSNFVASEIVGRLRKKHTAIVDELWEIIRTKYDHELSYYKDSGTQYSYHTIPKPLEGTTLLRYVYWAFAPCIAAFQYCRPVISIDGTHLYGKYKGVLMIAMATDANQKVLPIAFAAVDKESGASWGWFLECLRTSIERVIKNKDICIISDRHKGIKCAIREWPRGQDGRERVYHRYCLRHVASNFNTHFNNPTLKALALKAGYATHDAKFVSIMQTIKEAEINLLRGVDPTDRRIIRYMPYTYLMSEDVDKWTQSHDGGRRYGAMTTDISECFNGVLKGACGLPIVAMVEFTYFKLVAYFHDRHKQITSDLSRGKVWSDYAMEIYNKNEQKIAGHTLRNYNHAEGIYQVVTPYNDHRAGGGNHSHDVCIFDRTCGCGKWQNLKIPCSHAIKVLKGLHLDTLSYIDPCYSLNNAILTYSHNFVVPKSESLWTDVCGPRWVPDPRLLRAKGHPTMSRIRNEMDGVRRERGSRKEDPELREIQPRQRCRVCHQEGHNGRCCPNSHGASTSGSAMN; from the exons ATGGCGATTAAAGAAGATAAACATGTAAAGATGATGTTTAATAGGATCCAGAAAATGCCCCAAGTAAATGCTGCTGAGTTGTATGTAAGTTTGGAGGCGAGTGTAGACAACAGTACTGAGGTGGTGCAAGAAACATCTACGgctttacaatttacaaccCTAGATGATGGATGCACTACAATGGGAGGGTATGCAATGGGAG atgatgatgatattggtGTCCAGCATGATACAGATACGACCACTGGCTACAGACCTCCTGCGGACTCATTCTACgcaaatacttgggaaaatatggttgatccttcacGTCTTCAGATACCATATCTTTGTACTTGGCAAGATGGGATgcatttttgtaaagggttgacttttgcaaataaagCTGCGGTGAAGCGTGCATTGATAATATACGCAGCAAAGGATAATAGAAATTTCTCCATCCGAAGGTCGAGCACAACTGAATTGTGCGCCGCATGCATTGACGACAATTGCAAGTGGTACGTTGGGGCATACATGAAGCCTAAATTCAATGGTCTGTGGATGGTCACGTCTTATGTGGGTCCACACAATTGTATACCCTTTGGGCTGCGAAGAGATGGTAGAATtttggattctaattttgttgcatCAGAAATTGTGGGAAGATTGCGAAAAAAGCACACTGCTATTGTTGATGAGCTTTGGGAGATCATCCGTACTAAGTATGATCATgagctttcttactataaa GATTCGGGTACCCAGTATAGCTATCACACCATACCTAAGCCATTAGAAGGTACTACGTTACTGCGCTATGTATATTGGGCATTCGCTCCATGCATTGCTGCATTCCAGTATTGCAGGCCAGTGATCAGTATTGATGGAACTCATTTATATGGTAAATACAAAGGGGTATTGATGATTGCAATGGCAACCGATGCTAATCAAAAGGTTTTGCCTATCGCCTTTGCTGCTGTGGACAAGGAGTCAGGGGctagttgggggtggtttttaGAGTGTCTCAGGACTTCGATAGAGCGTGTTATTAAAAACAAGGACATTTGCATTATTTCTGACCGACATAAAGGTATCAAATGCGCCATTCGAGAGTGGCCTAGAGGGCAAGACGGAAGAGAACGGGTATATCATcgatattgccttcgacatgttgctagcaacttcaacacacATTTTAATAACCCGACTCTAAAGGCATTGGCCTTGAAAGCTGGATATGCGACTCATGATGCTAAATTTGTGTCCATAATGCAAACCATTAAGGAGGCCGAGATTAATTTACTGAGGGGTGTAGACCCTACTGATCGCCGGATTATACGTTATATGCCATACACATATCTAATGAGTGAGGATGTAGACAAATGGACccagtcacatgatggtggAAGACGTTACGGGGCAATGACAACCGATATCTCTGAGTGCTTTAATGGGGTTCTTAAAGGTGCCTGCGGTTTGCCCATTGTTGCAATGGTTGAGTTCACTTATTTTaaacttgttgcatatttccacgatcgacataaacaaattacttcTGATCTCTCTCGAGGTAAGGTGTGGAGTGATTATGCAATGGAgatctataacaaaaatgagCAGAAAATTGCAGGACACACTCTGAGGAATTATAATCATGCAGAGGGTATATATCAAGTGGTTACCCCGTATAACGACCATAGAGCTGGAGGGGGAAATCACAGTCATGATGTGTGCATATTTGATAGAACCTGTGGTTGTGGAAAGTGGCAAAACTTGaagatcccttgttcacatgcaattaaagttCTTAAAGGTCTGCATCTCGATACGCTCAGCTATATTGATCCATGTTACAGTCTGAACAACGCCATTCTCACATATTCACATAattttgtggtgccaaagtcAGAGTCATTATGGACAGACGTTTGCGGACCACGGTGGGTGCCTGACCCACGATTGTTGCGGGCCAAAGGTCATCCTACGATgtcaagaataaggaatgaaatggatgggGTACGGCGAGAACGGGGAAGCCGGAAGGAAGATCCGGAGTTGAGGGAGATTCAACCGAGGCAACGATGTAGAGTGTGTCATCAAGAGGGGCATAACGGTAGATGTTGTCCCAATTCCCATGGGGCTTCGACAAGTGGTAGTGCTATGAACTAG
- the LOC115957671 gene encoding G-type lectin S-receptor-like serine/threonine-protein kinase SD1-1 → MSTKECEAKCLKNCSCTAYANSDINGGGNGCLIWFGNLIDIRGYNQENPGQDLYIRLAASELRSIRESNMKESLEVVLMVSVICGVLTLGFVFWCITWKITSRRLGLPRKKDDVEVPLFDFTTVATATNKFSQENVIGAGGFGPVYKGHLCNGQNIAVKRLSKDSRQGLKEFKNEVALIAKLQHRNLVMLLGYCIQGDEKMLIYEYMPNKSLNYFIFEQNGSALLTWPKRLDIVLGIVRGLLYLHQDSRLQVIHRDLKASNILLDINLNPKISDFGLARTFGGDESEMKTERVVGTHGYISPEYVVDGTFSVKSDVFSLGVLMLEIVSGMKNRNFFHADHHHNLLGHAWLLWKEGRALELLYTCLEDSHLRSQVLRCIHVGLLCVQKFPEDRPMMSCVLSMLTNEEAILPQPKQPGFFIERSSGNAGALSRNEESSTENAVTITLPEAR, encoded by the exons ATGAGCACCAAGGAATGCGAGGCAAAGTGCTTGAAGAACTGTTCATGTACAGCATATGCAAATTCAGATATTAATGGGGGAGGCAACGGCTGTTTGATCTGGTTTGGGAATTTGATTGATATTAGAGGGTACAACCAAGAAAATCCCGGGCAAGATCTCTATATACGACTGGCTGCTTCAGAACTAA GATCAATCCGGGAATCAAACATGAAGGAAAGTCTGGAGGTCGTCCTGATGGTATCAGTCATTTGTGGAGTGCTTACTTTGGGGTTTGTTTTCTGGTGTATAACTTGGAAGATAACAAGTAGAAGAT TAGGTCttccaagaaagaaagatgatgTAGAGGTGCCTTTATTTGATTTTACAACGGTTGCCACTGCAACAAACAAATTCTCTCAAGAAAATGTGATTGGGGCTGGTGGATTTGGTCCTGTTTATAAG GGACATCTATGTAACGGACAAAATATTGCTGTGAAGAGGCTGTCAAAGGATTCAAGACAAGGTCTCAAAGAGTTCAAGAATGAAGTTGCTCTCATTGCCAAACTTCAACATAGGAATCTTGTCATGCTCTTAGGCTACTGCATTCAAGGAGACGAAAAGATGTTAATCTATGAATACATGCCCAACAAAAGCTtgaattatttcatttttg AACAAAATGGGAGTGCACTGCTGACATGGCCAAAGCGTCTTGACATTGTTTTGGGGATTGTGCGAGGACTTCTCTATCTGCACCAGGATTCTCGACTTCAAGTTATCCACAGGGATCTGAAAGcaagtaatattttattagatatcaatttaaacccaaaaatatcagattttggCTTAGCAAGAACTTTTGGAGGAGATGAATCTGAAATGAAAACAGAAAGAGTTGTTGGAACACA TGGCTACATATCTCCTGAGTATGTAGTTGACGGAACATTTTCAGTGAAATCTGATGTCTTTAGCTTGGGTGTGCTTATGTTAGAGATAGTGAGTGGCATGAAAAATCGAAACTTTTTTCATGCCGATCACCATCATAACCTACTAGGACAT gCATGGTTGCTGTGGAAGGAGGGCAGGGCCTTGGAACTATTGTATACATGTTTGGAGGATTCACATTTAAGATCTCAAGTACTAAGATGTATTCATGTTGGTTTACTATGTGTTCAAAAGTTCCCTGAAGACAGGCCGATGATGTCTTGTGTGCTTTCTATGTTAACAAATGAGGAAGCAATTCTGCCTCAGCCTAAACAGCCTGGTTTTTTCATAGAAAGAAGTTCCGGCAATGCAGGTGCATTATCAAGAAATGAAGAATCCAGCACAGAAAATGCAGTAACTATAACTTTGCCAGAAGCTAGATAG
- the LOC115957672 gene encoding S-locus-specific glycoprotein S13-like, translated as MRGLLMETLALPSFFYCLIAFSSTLLQFCIAADTISPGQSISGIQTLVSSDQVFELGFFSSGNNKSWYLGIWYKKTPRVLVWIANQNSPVTDPSAIFTISDSGTLVLLNQSNHTIWYSNPSRPAQIPVAQLLSSGNLVLIDKVTSTSESYLWKSYDYPINTWLPGMIIGKDMSNGLNRFLTSCKDSDIASPGDSTYKFDYKGLPQIFIKRGTMKKFRTGPWNGVRFSGLPMPINQFFFPILASQNDMVGYMYEPKNKLVSTRITLSESGILQRFVLMEGSTEWTTMDAVPNDMCDNYGQCGPNSVCRSYKESTCKCLEGFIPKSPEEWKLLNSSSGCVRRTPLECQRKDDFMKLGGGEVA; from the coding sequence atgagggggTTGTTAATGGAGACACTTGCTCTTCCCTCATTCTTTTACTGTCTCATTGCTTTCTCATCAACCTTGTTGCAATTTTGCATTGCAGCTGACACCATAAGTCCAGGGCAATCAATTAGCGGTATCCAGACTCTAGTTTCCTCAGACCAAGTTTTTGAGCTAGGCTTCTTCTCTTCAGGCAACAACAAGAGCTGGTACTTGGGCATATGGTACAAGAAGACCCCACGTGTACTTGTGTGGATAGCGAACCAGAACAGCCCAGTCACAGATCCTTCTGCAATTTTCACCATCAGCGACAGTGGAACACTTGTTCTTCTCAACCAAAGCAACCACACTATCTGGTATTCAAATCCATCCAGGCCAGCACAGATTCCAGTTGCTCAACTTTTAAGTTCTGGTAACCTTGTTCTTATAGACAAAGTAACTTCAACCTCTGAAAGCTATCTGTGGAAGAGCTATGATTACCCGATAAACACGTGGTTACCAGGCATGATCATAGGAAAGGACATGAGCAATGGTCTAAACCGATTTTTGACATCTTGCAAAGACTCAGATATTGCATCTCCAGGAGACTCTACatacaaatttgattacaagggGTTGcctcaaatatttataaaaagggGAACGATGAAAAAATTTCGCACTGGACCTTGGAATGGAGTTCGATTCAGCGGTCTTCCTATGCctataaatcaatttttctttcccATATTAGCATCCCAAAATGACATGGTGGGATATATGTATGAACCTAAAAACAAGTTGGTTTCTACAAGGATAACACTGAGCGAGTCAGGCATCCTCCAACGCTTTGTATTGATGGAGGGAAGCACTGAATGGACTACCATGGATGCAGTACCGAATGACATGTGTGACAATTATGGGCAGTGTGGCCCTAATAGTGTTTGCAGAAGTTACAAAGAATCAACTTGCAAGTGTTTGGAAGGTTTCATCCCCAAATCACCAGAAGAATGGAAACTGCTCAATTCTTCAAGCGGATGTGTAAGGAGAACCCCACTGGAATGCCAGAGGAAAGATGATTTCATGAAACTTGGGGGGGGTGAAGTTGCCTGA